A genomic segment from Syntrophotalea acetylenivorans encodes:
- the neuB gene encoding N-acetylneuraminate synthase produces MPREIVIGNRPIGADHSCFIIAEAGVNHNGDLYLARGLIEAAQAAGADAVKFQTFTAERLVSANAPKAAYQMRSTDVKESQFTMIKRLELSPAHHHELLEYCHKLGILFLSSPFDEQSADFLDDLGLPAFKIPSGEVVNLPFLAHVARKGKPIILSTGMATLSEVEAAVETIRTAGNPPLVLLQCVSNYPADPRDVNLRAMKTLSRAFDVPVGYSDHVAGNEISFGAAALGACVIEKHFTLNRQLPGPDHQASLEPDDLCSLVAGIRAVESALGDGCKRPAVSEKNTASVARKSLVAACDIEVGAVIEESMVAVKRPGTGLAPDLSNLVVGRTALVAIPRDSLLRLEDLA; encoded by the coding sequence ATGCCTAGAGAAATCGTCATCGGAAATCGTCCAATCGGAGCGGACCATTCCTGTTTCATTATCGCCGAGGCAGGCGTCAACCATAATGGTGACCTGTATCTGGCCCGCGGCCTGATCGAGGCCGCCCAAGCAGCCGGTGCCGACGCGGTTAAATTCCAGACCTTTACCGCTGAAAGGCTGGTCTCGGCTAATGCCCCCAAAGCCGCCTATCAAATGAGGTCCACCGATGTCAAGGAATCACAGTTTACCATGATCAAACGCCTGGAACTCAGTCCTGCCCACCACCACGAGTTGCTTGAGTATTGTCACAAACTGGGGATTCTTTTTCTTTCCTCTCCCTTTGATGAACAGAGTGCCGATTTCTTAGATGACTTAGGCCTGCCCGCATTCAAAATTCCGTCAGGGGAAGTGGTCAATCTGCCCTTTCTCGCCCATGTGGCCCGCAAGGGCAAGCCGATCATCCTCTCCACAGGAATGGCTACGCTCAGCGAGGTTGAAGCAGCAGTGGAAACAATCCGCACCGCCGGTAATCCCCCGCTGGTCCTGCTGCAATGTGTTAGTAACTACCCAGCAGATCCCCGTGACGTCAATTTGCGGGCCATGAAGACACTATCCAGGGCGTTCGACGTTCCAGTCGGTTACTCGGACCACGTAGCGGGCAACGAGATTAGTTTTGGTGCCGCGGCACTTGGCGCCTGTGTAATTGAGAAACACTTTACTCTCAACCGCCAGCTGCCCGGCCCGGATCATCAGGCTTCTTTAGAGCCAGACGATCTGTGTTCATTGGTGGCGGGTATCCGGGCGGTGGAATCCGCGTTGGGCGACGGCTGCAAACGCCCGGCCGTCAGCGAAAAAAATACCGCGAGCGTCGCCCGTAAAAGCCTGGTTGCTGCCTGCGACATCGAGGTTGGAGCAGTTATCGAAGAATCAATGGTCGCCGTCAAGCGCCCCGGAACAGGACTGGCCCCGGACTTGAGTAACCTGGTGGTCGGGCGCACAGCACTGGTCGCAATTCCCCGAGACAGCTTGCTGCGCCTGGAGGACCTTGCATGA
- the neuC gene encoding UDP-N-acetylglucosamine 2-epimerase gives MKTIGVVTSSRADYGIYLPVLRAILAEPNLRLQLFVTGMHLAPEFGLTVRAIEKDGFPIAERVEALLSADSPAGTAISMGLSTQGFAMAFARTRPDILLVLGDRFEMHAAALAALPFKIPLAHIHGGEITRGAIDESLRHSLTKLSHLHFVTTEEYRRRVIQLGEEPWRVTMSGAPGLDNLRDIQLLPKKEFHAQFGINLEEGTLLVTYHPVTLEYEQTGAQVNNLLAALQQSGRPLLFTLANADTLGREINCRIREFVAGTDKAQMVDSLGTQGYFSAMALVDAMVGNSSSGIIEAASFNLPVVNIGNRQQGRVRAGNVIDTGYSTKAIQNGISHALDPAFRHSLSEIANPYGEGRAASLIVERLLSAKADDRLLHKAFFDLDSRQQE, from the coding sequence ATGAAAACCATCGGTGTAGTGACCTCCAGCCGAGCCGATTACGGTATATACCTGCCGGTGTTGCGGGCGATTTTGGCCGAGCCCAATCTGCGGCTGCAACTTTTTGTGACGGGCATGCACCTTGCCCCAGAATTTGGGTTAACGGTACGAGCCATCGAAAAAGACGGCTTTCCCATTGCTGAACGGGTCGAGGCACTGCTCTCCGCAGATTCGCCGGCGGGCACAGCTATCTCCATGGGCCTGAGCACACAGGGCTTTGCCATGGCCTTTGCCCGCACCCGCCCCGACATTCTGCTGGTGCTTGGCGACCGCTTCGAAATGCACGCAGCAGCCCTTGCGGCCCTCCCCTTTAAAATCCCCCTCGCCCACATCCACGGTGGCGAAATCACCCGTGGGGCCATCGACGAGAGTCTGCGCCACAGTCTTACCAAACTCAGCCACTTGCATTTCGTTACTACTGAGGAATACCGGCGCCGAGTTATCCAGCTCGGCGAAGAACCCTGGCGGGTCACCATGAGCGGCGCACCAGGACTGGACAATCTTCGAGACATCCAGCTACTTCCGAAAAAAGAGTTCCACGCACAGTTTGGCATCAACCTCGAAGAAGGAACGCTACTAGTCACCTATCACCCGGTCACCCTTGAATACGAGCAGACCGGCGCGCAGGTCAATAACCTGTTAGCGGCATTACAGCAAAGCGGACGCCCGTTGCTGTTCACTTTGGCCAACGCAGACACCCTCGGCCGTGAAATCAATTGCCGCATCCGCGAATTTGTGGCTGGCACGGACAAAGCCCAAATGGTGGACAGTCTCGGCACCCAAGGCTATTTCAGTGCCATGGCCTTGGTTGATGCGATGGTGGGGAACTCTTCCAGCGGGATCATTGAGGCAGCTTCATTCAACCTGCCGGTGGTAAATATCGGAAACCGCCAGCAAGGAAGGGTTCGCGCTGGCAACGTTATCGACACCGGCTACTCTACAAAGGCGATTCAGAACGGTATCTCTCATGCTCTCGATCCTGCTTTCCGCCACTCTCTATCGGAGATCGCCAATCCCTATGGCGAAGGTCGTGCCGCCTCTCTGATTGTGGAACGGCTTTTATCGGCAAAAGCGGACGACCGCCTGCTGCACAAAGCTTTTTTTGATCTCGATTCCAGACAACAGGAGTAG
- a CDS encoding cytidylyltransferase domain-containing protein, whose amino-acid sequence MKAAILITARLKSTRLPKKVLKPIAGRPMFGHLIDRLKLARRTEQIILITSPLEQDDPLAEFAEQEGIGCYRGDPEDVLLRMTRAAETFGVDTVVSCTGDNPFVDPECIDQLVDFHLAQKHDFTNTEGLPWGCFAYALSYPALIKACEIKAERDTEVWGGYFTQTGLFNWGTMTVTDPAISWPQLRLTVDTPEDFELVARIFEELYHPGEVFPLRAIVELCRKRPDLVAINANVQQKPGIAIKVKSGINLNHA is encoded by the coding sequence ATGAAGGCAGCGATTCTCATTACCGCACGCCTCAAATCGACCCGATTACCTAAAAAGGTCCTTAAGCCGATCGCCGGACGCCCTATGTTCGGGCATCTGATCGACCGCTTGAAGCTGGCTCGCCGCACCGAGCAGATCATCCTTATCACATCTCCCCTTGAACAAGACGATCCCTTGGCAGAATTCGCCGAGCAGGAGGGTATCGGCTGCTATCGGGGCGATCCAGAGGACGTACTGTTGAGAATGACCCGAGCTGCCGAGACCTTCGGCGTAGACACAGTGGTCAGTTGCACCGGCGACAACCCGTTTGTCGATCCGGAATGCATTGATCAACTGGTGGATTTTCACTTGGCCCAAAAGCACGATTTCACCAATACCGAAGGGCTTCCCTGGGGCTGTTTTGCTTACGCATTGTCCTATCCTGCGCTGATCAAGGCCTGCGAGATTAAAGCCGAGCGCGATACCGAAGTGTGGGGAGGATATTTTACTCAAACCGGTCTTTTTAACTGGGGGACAATGACCGTAACCGACCCGGCGATATCCTGGCCTCAATTACGTTTGACCGTTGACACACCGGAAGACTTTGAACTGGTGGCACGAATTTTCGAGGAGCTATACCACCCCGGTGAAGTGTTCCCCCTGCGAGCTATCGTCGAGCTTTGTAGGAAGCGCCCGGACCTGGTGGCCATCAACGCCAACGTTCAGCAGAAGCCAGGGATTGCCATCAAAGTCAAATCAGGAATAAACCTCAACCATGCCTAG
- a CDS encoding N-acetylneuraminate synthase family protein, which yields MPKDNTYIIAEMACSHEGDPALARKIIDGAGRALADAIQFQIWLAKDMAVPHHPDIPVLQRIELSRQDWDDLATYVRRNYPQMQIIACVYERASVDFAENLDVDAYKLHSADLANPYLVKYVAATGKRIDLSVGASTIDEIRNAVEWIRQTSESEIWMMYGYQNFPTPTDAIHLDYMMALRDLFQLPIGYQDHTGGDLEGAFWLPAAALGMGVDVLEKHITHDRSFKGIDHQAALNPDEFMRFTTMVREIEAAKGSAVPRSFSEEEQKYRIYSKKSIVAARDLPAGTPITDTDILFMRAPDLGLPPDQSQRLIGRTTQKDIVAFQLLREEDIQ from the coding sequence ATGCCCAAGGACAACACTTATATCATCGCAGAGATGGCCTGCTCCCACGAGGGCGATCCGGCCCTGGCTCGCAAAATCATCGACGGCGCCGGCAGGGCGTTAGCGGACGCCATCCAGTTTCAGATCTGGCTGGCAAAGGACATGGCGGTCCCGCACCATCCGGACATCCCGGTCCTGCAACGCATCGAGTTGAGTCGCCAGGACTGGGATGATCTGGCCACTTACGTGCGCCGGAACTATCCACAAATGCAGATCATTGCCTGCGTCTACGAACGTGCCAGCGTCGATTTCGCAGAAAACCTCGACGTCGACGCCTACAAGCTGCACTCTGCCGATCTTGCCAACCCCTACCTTGTCAAATACGTCGCCGCGACGGGCAAGCGTATCGATCTGAGTGTCGGTGCCTCGACTATCGATGAAATTCGCAACGCCGTAGAATGGATTCGCCAAACCTCGGAATCGGAAATCTGGATGATGTACGGCTACCAGAATTTCCCTACGCCTACTGACGCCATCCATCTCGATTACATGATGGCACTTCGCGATCTGTTTCAGCTGCCCATCGGCTATCAGGACCATACAGGCGGTGACCTAGAGGGGGCTTTTTGGCTGCCAGCGGCGGCACTCGGCATGGGAGTCGATGTGCTGGAAAAGCACATCACCCACGACCGCTCCTTCAAAGGGATCGATCACCAGGCGGCTCTCAATCCCGATGAGTTCATGCGATTTACCACCATGGTGCGCGAAATCGAAGCAGCCAAAGGGTCAGCGGTGCCGCGTTCCTTTTCTGAAGAAGAGCAAAAATACCGCATCTATTCAAAAAAAAGCATTGTAGCGGCCCGCGACTTGCCCGCTGGCACACCGATCACCGATACGGATATTCTGTTTATGCGAGCTCCTGACCTTGGCCTGCCGCCGGACCAATCACAGCGTCTTATCGGGCGCACGACCCAAAAGGATATCGTTGCCTTCCAACTGTTGCGCGAGGAGGACATTCAATGA
- the csrA gene encoding carbon storage regulator CsrA, with product MLVLTRKTGEGIIIGDNIRITVVEIKGGGIRLGIDAPSDKKIYRQEVFDRICQENKEALQWNLADLNALSTSLTQKKGQS from the coding sequence ATGTTGGTACTAACTCGCAAAACGGGTGAAGGCATCATCATTGGCGATAACATCCGCATCACCGTCGTCGAAATCAAAGGTGGTGGCATCCGCCTCGGTATAGACGCCCCATCGGATAAAAAAATCTACCGGCAGGAGGTTTTCGACCGCATCTGCCAGGAAAATAAGGAGGCCTTGCAATGGAACCTTGCCGATCTGAATGCCTTGAGCACATCCCTGACCCAAAAGAAGGGACAGTCATGA
- a CDS encoding flagellar assembly protein FliW, with protein MIKIVTRFGEIEYDPTKTVHFPEGLIGFEHLRDFIVMPNEKEGPLFWIQSIDDPQIAFVLTDPTNFFLEYRVKPDQRECQKLGIQSQDDCFCLSVVTVPTDRKITLNLAAPILFSPSTNRALQVILENSSHSARTPLPQ; from the coding sequence ATGATAAAAATCGTCACCCGCTTTGGCGAGATCGAATACGATCCGACCAAGACCGTCCATTTCCCCGAAGGCTTGATTGGTTTCGAACATCTTCGCGATTTCATCGTCATGCCCAACGAGAAGGAAGGGCCTCTATTCTGGATTCAGAGTATTGATGATCCACAAATTGCTTTTGTCCTCACTGACCCAACAAATTTTTTCTTGGAATACCGAGTAAAACCTGACCAAAGAGAGTGTCAAAAACTTGGCATTCAGTCCCAGGACGATTGTTTTTGCCTATCGGTGGTCACTGTTCCGACGGACCGAAAGATTACCCTCAACCTGGCTGCCCCCATACTTTTTTCTCCATCAACCAACCGTGCTTTACAGGTAATCCTTGAAAACTCCTCGCATAGTGCACGTACTCCATTGCCTCAATGA